A genomic segment from uncultured Alistipes sp. encodes:
- a CDS encoding glycosyl hydrolase family 28 protein, with translation MKTILATLAFMNTLFFMSTACSQDNTEYFIPAFESQEGYAPDEIRSWPHAVFSFNDRNCTDVQMAESRQGIGQIASSGYRTTILACSSMENIDFSSSQPGENPYEYILRIQDMDADIPQVWMQCTSLSEAGKAITLTPLTSALKIRMIDAPDNLESVELVLPEMNDALYLFTGVTEPLGKAKSKTVHLGAADTEKTLYLFPMHASGSWSLNFTIEIDNAEYPGTLVIPNGIGAGEALEVDFDFSKLATGSYEVSYREAPYGDAPALLASNTFENAKYDDTFKDKNPYYNVYVLQGSIWKSVEVHNALCSNAPLYHEQIWNDWNNSKGLRDIMCYTLFMDDFNGPVRVRVEKREGFSQAQVRPSTWNIPTELVAENTIEFTLPSWERRKVSVEFDGDRYHNLFILPNRPDPNREIYADGTADRYFKNNVYYFGGGKEYTLAENDPIKLTSGQTLYIDEGTTVYGRVEARGSNITIAGRGTLSGAKLEHKGSQYSEGNILVDVLNNNGSNNCSGLRIEGITMIDTPSWCLRIFNTDDVTIDNINMIHWILNGDGIDICTGKRISITDCMLRTYDDCITLKVRHNAKPIGPIEDVTIERCLVWTELARGIVVGPECGDMTSLSYQTGGISDVTVSNCVVLEASRANDENFENAGLAVMAESAGSNAPGVPGPIDNILFENCVIDNIHVSGRPITITARTHEDGTCTISDITFRNVEIISQNGCRVSGIDPQGNTFRNLTFENCLYNGLKISSLDPAILTCTGIDNVTGLKFQ, from the coding sequence ATGAAAACGATTTTGGCGACATTAGCCTTTATGAACACGCTCTTCTTCATGTCGACAGCCTGTTCGCAAGACAACACCGAATACTTCATACCCGCATTCGAATCCCAGGAAGGATATGCCCCCGATGAGATCCGGAGCTGGCCCCACGCCGTATTCAGTTTCAACGATCGGAACTGCACCGACGTGCAAATGGCCGAATCCAGACAGGGGATCGGGCAAATCGCCTCAAGCGGTTACCGGACGACCATCCTGGCCTGCAGTTCCATGGAAAACATCGACTTTTCGTCGTCACAGCCCGGAGAAAACCCATACGAATATATTCTCCGCATCCAGGATATGGATGCCGACATACCCCAGGTGTGGATGCAATGCACCTCTCTGAGCGAAGCAGGGAAGGCCATCACGCTCACACCGCTGACATCGGCACTGAAGATCCGGATGATCGACGCTCCCGACAACCTGGAATCGGTGGAGCTCGTCCTGCCCGAGATGAACGATGCCCTCTATCTGTTCACCGGTGTGACCGAACCGCTCGGCAAGGCGAAAAGCAAGACCGTACACCTCGGCGCCGCGGATACCGAAAAAACGCTTTATCTGTTCCCGATGCACGCATCCGGTTCATGGAGCCTGAACTTCACGATCGAGATCGACAACGCGGAATATCCCGGCACGCTCGTGATTCCGAACGGAATCGGGGCCGGAGAGGCGCTGGAGGTGGATTTCGACTTCTCGAAGCTCGCAACGGGCAGTTACGAGGTCTCCTACCGGGAGGCTCCATACGGCGACGCCCCTGCGCTGCTGGCCTCCAACACGTTCGAAAACGCAAAATACGACGACACCTTCAAGGACAAGAACCCGTATTACAACGTCTACGTGCTGCAGGGTTCGATCTGGAAATCCGTAGAGGTGCACAATGCCCTCTGCTCCAACGCCCCGCTCTATCACGAACAGATCTGGAACGACTGGAACAACTCCAAAGGGCTGCGCGACATCATGTGCTACACGCTCTTCATGGATGATTTCAACGGGCCCGTGCGGGTTCGCGTCGAGAAACGGGAAGGTTTCTCGCAGGCTCAGGTACGCCCCTCCACCTGGAACATCCCGACCGAGCTTGTGGCTGAAAACACCATCGAATTCACCCTCCCGAGTTGGGAGCGCCGCAAGGTATCCGTCGAATTCGACGGGGACCGCTACCACAACCTCTTCATCCTCCCCAACCGTCCGGATCCGAACCGGGAGATCTATGCGGACGGTACCGCAGACCGTTATTTCAAAAACAACGTCTACTACTTCGGCGGCGGCAAGGAGTACACCCTGGCCGAAAACGACCCCATCAAGCTCACCTCCGGGCAGACGCTCTACATCGACGAGGGTACGACCGTCTACGGCCGTGTGGAGGCCCGGGGCAGCAACATCACCATCGCCGGTCGTGGCACGCTCTCCGGAGCCAAGCTCGAACATAAGGGATCCCAGTATTCCGAAGGAAACATTCTGGTTGACGTCCTCAACAACAACGGATCCAACAACTGCTCCGGGCTTCGTATCGAGGGAATCACGATGATCGATACCCCGAGCTGGTGTCTGCGCATCTTCAACACCGACGACGTGACCATCGACAACATCAACATGATCCACTGGATCCTCAACGGTGACGGCATCGACATCTGCACCGGGAAGCGGATTTCCATCACGGACTGCATGCTGCGCACATACGACGACTGCATCACGCTCAAGGTCCGCCACAACGCCAAACCCATCGGTCCGATCGAGGATGTGACGATCGAGCGCTGTCTGGTATGGACCGAACTGGCCCGCGGCATCGTCGTGGGGCCCGAATGCGGCGACATGACCTCGCTCTCCTACCAGACCGGCGGCATCTCCGACGTAACCGTCTCCAACTGCGTGGTGCTGGAGGCCTCGCGGGCCAATGACGAGAATTTCGAGAATGCGGGACTTGCCGTCATGGCGGAATCCGCCGGATCGAATGCGCCGGGAGTACCCGGTCCCATCGACAATATTCTGTTCGAGAACTGCGTGATCGACAACATCCACGTCTCCGGCAGGCCCATCACCATCACGGCCCGCACACACGAAGACGGAACATGCACCATCTCGGACATCACCTTCCGCAACGTCGAGATCATCTCCCAGAACGGATGCCGCGTATCGGGTATCGATCCGCAAGGAAACACCTTCCGGAACCTGACCTTCGAAAACTGCCTCTACAACGGACTGAAAATATCTTCGCTCGATCCGGCCATCCTCACGTGTACGGGTATCGACAACGTAACCGGACTGAAATTCCAATAA
- a CDS encoding family 20 glycosylhydrolase, with translation MIRFQKLILPILAGLLSACGQPQCVITPRPEHFERKCGYFPCDSARVAEGEIPGLIRTIDTAAEGLRAEGYRLLVTRKGISLTARDSAGLFYGEQSLRQLASAKGIPCVEITDNPRFAYRGMHLDVSRHFFPKEQVFKILDEMARYKLNKFHFHLTDNGGWRIQIDKYPLLTRLGSHRMEIDWLKWWDFGDKHYVPEGTPGAYGGYFTKEEIRQIVAYAAERHIEVIPEIEFPAHSDEVFVGYPELCCTGKPYTTGEFCVGNPATLQFAKDVLTEIMELFPSKYIHIGGDEARKIAWKSCPKCQRLAREVGGLEAVQCYLVESLEQFLVEHGRAMMGWDEILKNNLRSSSVPISYRGQRGGIEGANRGLNVVMSPGEMIYFDWYQADPYTQPRAMSGYTPIKKAYSFYPVPDTPEKAASNESFIKGEYVDPGSVEYIYNGASKYVLGVQGCMWTEFVDTKEHLEYMMFPRMLAVAEIAWTPQSLRDWHDFRRRVNQEIPRLRARGINAFQLSNDVEISVTRLPDGKKALVTLDTEKYPLEVRFTLDGTDPTPESPLYRKPFKVKIGTTVSAASFDATRNPGNIARVDVNGHHDIQNYYPYLETPEIHASIEP, from the coding sequence ATGATACGATTTCAGAAACTGATTTTACCGATCCTGGCCGGCCTGCTGTCAGCATGCGGACAACCGCAATGCGTCATAACGCCCCGGCCCGAACACTTCGAACGCAAATGCGGATACTTTCCGTGCGACAGCGCCCGCGTTGCGGAAGGGGAGATCCCCGGACTCATCCGGACGATCGACACCGCGGCCGAAGGCCTTCGTGCCGAAGGGTACAGGTTACTCGTGACCCGGAAGGGCATCAGCCTTACGGCACGTGACTCCGCCGGGCTGTTCTACGGAGAGCAGTCCCTGCGCCAGTTGGCCTCCGCAAAGGGAATCCCCTGCGTGGAGATCACGGACAATCCCCGTTTTGCATACCGGGGCATGCACCTCGACGTCTCCCGACACTTCTTTCCCAAGGAGCAGGTCTTCAAGATCCTCGACGAGATGGCCCGCTACAAGCTCAACAAGTTCCATTTCCATCTGACCGACAACGGAGGCTGGCGCATTCAAATCGACAAATATCCCCTTCTGACCCGGCTCGGATCCCACAGAATGGAGATCGACTGGCTCAAATGGTGGGACTTCGGAGACAAGCACTATGTTCCGGAGGGAACCCCCGGCGCATACGGCGGTTATTTCACCAAGGAGGAGATCCGTCAGATCGTAGCCTACGCCGCAGAAAGGCACATCGAGGTGATTCCCGAAATCGAGTTCCCGGCGCACTCCGACGAGGTGTTCGTGGGATATCCCGAACTCTGCTGCACGGGGAAACCCTACACAACCGGAGAGTTCTGCGTAGGGAATCCGGCCACGCTGCAGTTCGCCAAGGACGTTCTGACCGAGATCATGGAGCTCTTCCCCTCGAAGTACATCCACATCGGAGGTGATGAAGCCCGCAAGATCGCGTGGAAAAGTTGTCCGAAGTGTCAGCGACTGGCCCGTGAGGTCGGCGGACTGGAAGCCGTGCAATGCTATCTGGTGGAGTCGCTCGAACAGTTTCTCGTCGAACACGGCCGCGCCATGATGGGATGGGACGAGATTCTGAAGAACAACCTGCGATCCTCCTCCGTTCCCATCTCCTACCGCGGACAGCGGGGTGGCATCGAGGGGGCGAACCGGGGACTCAACGTCGTCATGTCGCCCGGCGAGATGATCTACTTCGACTGGTACCAGGCGGATCCCTACACACAGCCCCGCGCCATGAGCGGATACACCCCGATCAAAAAGGCATACAGCTTCTATCCCGTTCCCGACACCCCCGAAAAGGCCGCCTCAAACGAGTCGTTCATCAAAGGGGAGTACGTGGACCCCGGCTCGGTGGAATACATCTATAACGGCGCCTCGAAATACGTGCTCGGAGTACAGGGATGCATGTGGACCGAATTCGTGGACACGAAGGAGCATCTGGAGTACATGATGTTCCCGAGAATGCTGGCGGTCGCCGAGATCGCCTGGACCCCCCAGTCGCTTCGTGACTGGCACGATTTCCGCCGCCGGGTCAATCAGGAGATTCCCCGGCTCCGCGCCCGAGGCATCAACGCCTTCCAGTTGAGCAACGACGTGGAAATCTCCGTGACCCGACTTCCCGACGGCAAAAAAGCCCTCGTAACGCTGGATACGGAGAAATATCCCCTCGAGGTCCGCTTCACGCTCGACGGAACGGACCCGACCCCGGAATCTCCGCTCTACCGGAAACCTTTCAAGGTGAAAATCGGAACGACCGTCAGTGCCGCCAGCTTCGACGCGACACGCAATCCCGGCAACATCGCCCGCGTGGACGTAAACGGACATCACGACATCCAAAACTATTACCCGTACCTCGAAACCCCCGAAATCCATGCTTCGATCGAACCGTAA
- a CDS encoding glycoside hydrolase family 3 C-terminal domain-containing protein, which produces MLRSNRKSTTRRRIALFAGILLPLCGLAGTPRLGTDPLHRVMKALSLEEKAALLVGASMEDYSGEGSVAGRTLRHIAGSAGTTVPLPQYGIPPTVMADGPAGLRIDPHRANDPATYYCTAFPVGTMIASTWNTELIEQVGAAIGNEVLAYGCDVILGPGMNIQRHPLCGRNFEYYSEDPLLSGKCGAAMVRGIQSQGVGTSVKHFVANNQEGLRLQNDARVSQRALREIYLRGFEIAVREGKPWTVMSSYNRLNGPYTQENRELLTTVLREEWGYDGIVVTDWIGKRNTVAQVQAGNDLMMPGEAAQAREIVQAVQDGTLAEEEVDRCVRRILEYVMRTPRFRGHVPSNRPDFERNAAIARRAAAEGMVLLRNENNTLPLPQGGRIALFGVNAYDYIACGTGAGYVYSSYKVDLNQGLENGGFILDSVADDLYRKYVSFGEALYAEQNERLVLGNRFYTPESPLTPEFIAARAAANDIAVVSFGRLAGEGNDRPTADFYLSEAERTLLERVCEAFHAENKRVVVVLNIGGVVETASWRELPDAILVSWQGGQEAGNATVDVLSGKVTPSGRLPMTFPMDYTDHPSTRNFPLNYRSHRGDWADDAPERKIRNLGYTLYEEDIWVGYRHFSTRAPERVAYPFGYGLSYTTFSWDDAAIRHNGKRCQVTLRVTNTGTRPGKEVVELYTAAPEGGVVKPVRELRAFAKSRELQPGESQTVTLEFAIDDLASFDEEASAFVTQAGEHTVELARSADDILLRLPLTVRAKTRPVHRVLQPREPIVGSDQTSRQ; this is translated from the coding sequence ATGCTTCGATCGAACCGTAAATCCACCACACGACGCCGAATCGCCCTGTTTGCAGGGATTTTGCTGCCCCTCTGCGGCCTGGCCGGCACACCCCGGCTGGGCACCGATCCGCTGCACCGCGTGATGAAAGCCCTGTCTCTCGAAGAGAAGGCCGCACTGCTCGTGGGTGCCTCCATGGAGGATTACAGCGGAGAGGGTTCCGTTGCCGGACGGACTCTGCGCCACATCGCAGGATCGGCGGGAACGACCGTACCCCTGCCGCAATACGGAATTCCGCCCACCGTAATGGCCGACGGGCCCGCCGGACTGCGGATCGATCCGCATCGTGCGAACGACCCGGCGACCTACTATTGCACGGCCTTCCCCGTAGGAACCATGATCGCATCGACATGGAATACGGAGCTGATCGAGCAGGTCGGCGCGGCCATCGGAAACGAGGTACTGGCATACGGCTGCGACGTCATTCTCGGTCCGGGCATGAACATCCAGCGGCACCCGCTCTGCGGCCGCAACTTCGAGTATTACTCCGAAGATCCGCTGTTGAGCGGTAAATGCGGCGCAGCCATGGTCCGCGGCATCCAGTCCCAGGGGGTGGGAACCTCCGTCAAGCATTTCGTCGCGAACAACCAGGAGGGACTCCGTCTACAGAATGACGCCCGGGTTTCACAACGCGCCCTGCGCGAAATCTATCTCCGGGGCTTCGAAATCGCCGTCCGCGAAGGAAAACCCTGGACGGTCATGTCCTCCTACAACCGCCTCAACGGCCCCTATACCCAGGAAAACCGGGAACTGCTGACCACGGTTCTCCGCGAGGAATGGGGTTACGACGGAATCGTCGTCACGGACTGGATCGGGAAACGCAACACCGTGGCCCAGGTACAGGCCGGGAACGATCTGATGATGCCCGGCGAGGCCGCCCAGGCCCGCGAAATCGTCCAGGCCGTGCAGGACGGGACGCTCGCGGAAGAGGAGGTCGACCGTTGCGTCCGCCGTATTCTCGAGTACGTCATGCGGACACCCCGATTCCGGGGACACGTTCCCTCGAACCGTCCCGATTTCGAACGGAATGCCGCCATCGCCCGGCGTGCCGCAGCGGAGGGCATGGTCCTCCTGCGCAACGAAAACAATACCCTACCCTTGCCGCAAGGAGGTCGAATCGCCCTGTTCGGAGTCAACGCATATGATTACATCGCCTGCGGCACCGGAGCCGGATACGTCTACTCCTCCTACAAGGTCGACTTGAACCAGGGGCTCGAAAACGGCGGATTCATCCTGGACTCCGTAGCCGATGATCTCTACCGCAAATATGTCTCCTTCGGAGAGGCTCTCTACGCCGAACAGAACGAACGGCTCGTCCTCGGCAACAGGTTCTACACGCCGGAGAGCCCGCTGACGCCCGAATTCATTGCGGCACGTGCCGCGGCAAACGACATCGCCGTAGTCTCCTTCGGGCGTCTGGCCGGAGAGGGGAACGATCGTCCGACAGCGGATTTCTACCTCTCGGAGGCCGAACGCACGCTTCTGGAACGGGTCTGCGAGGCTTTCCATGCCGAGAACAAGCGCGTTGTCGTCGTACTCAACATCGGCGGGGTTGTCGAAACCGCCTCGTGGCGGGAGCTCCCGGATGCGATTCTCGTCAGCTGGCAGGGCGGACAGGAGGCCGGGAATGCCACGGTCGACGTGCTGAGCGGGAAAGTCACCCCTTCGGGACGTCTGCCCATGACCTTCCCGATGGATTACACGGACCACCCTTCCACGCGGAATTTTCCGCTGAACTATCGCTCCCATCGCGGAGACTGGGCGGACGATGCCCCGGAGCGCAAAATCCGCAACCTCGGATACACCCTCTACGAGGAGGACATTTGGGTCGGATACCGCCACTTCAGCACTCGGGCTCCGGAACGAGTCGCCTATCCGTTCGGATACGGGTTGAGTTACACGACCTTCTCGTGGGATGACGCCGCCATACGACACAACGGAAAGAGGTGTCAGGTTACGCTGCGCGTCACCAATACGGGCACACGACCCGGCAAGGAGGTCGTAGAGCTCTACACGGCAGCCCCCGAAGGCGGAGTGGTCAAACCCGTACGGGAGCTGAGAGCCTTTGCCAAGAGCCGCGAACTGCAGCCCGGAGAGTCGCAAACCGTCACGCTGGAGTTTGCAATCGATGATCTGGCATCCTTCGACGAGGAGGCCTCGGCGTTCGTCACGCAGGCCGGGGAACACACCGTGGAACTGGCCCGCTCGGCGGATGACATTCTGCTGCGGCTGCCCCTTACGGTCCGAGCCAAAACGAGACCCGTACACCGGGTGCTCCAGCCTCGGGAGCCGATCGTCGGAAGCGATCAAACGTCCAGGCAGTAA
- a CDS encoding phosphodiester glycosidase family protein has protein sequence MNRKTWFLTLLLVLSGALYNCSEAENSTEETSGISGGNDNDGDGDTGAIEEAIVPWDTEIPYAAWGKPDTLACYPIGPGVDYIAINYEKAPLRVFVTRVDLTNPENDIEHFQLDIPSTGYAVSKQCELNWDLYGKRVVSAANHDFFYGSAGGYVPMGSNVRNGQVTHANYLNTSKGNIQVLAFDQEKHPKVFHATLKMRVFFENGKSLPLDRTNLKWYTGNTIPADELDKIEAVFFNAHYDYPAYENTTNLDGTFVEVRPLEEFTTNNADGTRCEILRIADEKIPMTGISTEESLQERKNYMLVFRGSKQTDFKSYGIQVGEEVRIRNYYDFSDADCWGEAPENVRQAFEAYPAILRDGQYYSESNWCVDHLTQQQPRTAAGISKDEKTFYLVAVDGRSQSSRGVNTEELAGFFRSFGCDFAVNFDGGGSTEMVIREGLDKDDFRIVNTPSDGKERSVMNTIQVISKVEADTRIAGYTFLRPSLEVPENTKTALPEILAVNRHGEILNRNVPKSNFTWRCVPEGFASIQQGEITTSGIAEYGYLYAEKAGYASFRLKIKSIR, from the coding sequence ATGAACAGAAAAACTTGGTTCCTCACGTTGTTGCTGGTGCTCTCCGGAGCGCTGTACAACTGCTCCGAGGCCGAAAACAGCACGGAGGAGACATCCGGGATTTCCGGAGGCAACGATAACGACGGTGACGGGGATACAGGAGCGATCGAAGAAGCGATCGTACCCTGGGACACCGAGATTCCCTATGCAGCCTGGGGGAAACCCGATACGCTGGCCTGCTATCCGATCGGTCCCGGAGTCGATTACATCGCCATCAACTACGAGAAGGCCCCGCTTCGAGTCTTCGTCACACGGGTCGATCTGACCAATCCGGAGAACGACATCGAACATTTTCAACTCGACATCCCCTCCACGGGATATGCGGTCTCGAAACAGTGCGAACTCAACTGGGATCTCTACGGGAAACGGGTCGTCTCCGCCGCCAACCACGATTTCTTCTACGGTTCGGCCGGAGGCTATGTCCCCATGGGCAGCAACGTGCGGAACGGACAGGTGACTCACGCCAATTACCTCAACACGTCGAAAGGCAACATTCAGGTCCTGGCCTTCGACCAGGAGAAACATCCGAAGGTGTTCCATGCCACGCTGAAAATGCGGGTGTTCTTCGAAAACGGCAAAAGCCTGCCTCTGGATCGCACCAATCTGAAATGGTATACGGGAAACACGATCCCCGCGGATGAGCTCGACAAGATCGAGGCCGTCTTCTTCAATGCCCATTACGATTATCCCGCATACGAGAATACGACCAACCTCGACGGTACGTTCGTGGAGGTGAGGCCGCTCGAGGAGTTTACGACGAACAACGCCGACGGCACCCGGTGTGAGATCCTGCGCATCGCCGATGAAAAGATCCCCATGACGGGCATCTCCACGGAGGAGAGCTTGCAGGAGCGCAAAAACTACATGCTGGTATTCCGGGGTTCGAAACAGACGGATTTCAAATCCTACGGCATACAGGTCGGGGAGGAGGTTCGGATCCGCAACTACTACGACTTCTCCGATGCGGACTGCTGGGGCGAGGCCCCGGAGAACGTCCGACAGGCATTCGAGGCATATCCTGCAATCCTCAGGGACGGGCAATATTACAGCGAGTCCAACTGGTGTGTGGACCACCTGACGCAGCAACAGCCCCGTACGGCCGCCGGGATCTCGAAAGACGAAAAGACGTTCTACCTGGTAGCCGTCGACGGACGCTCGCAGAGCAGCCGCGGCGTGAACACCGAAGAACTGGCCGGATTCTTCCGATCGTTCGGGTGCGATTTTGCCGTGAACTTCGACGGCGGAGGATCCACGGAGATGGTGATCCGGGAAGGCCTCGACAAGGATGACTTCAGGATCGTCAACACCCCTTCGGACGGAAAGGAGCGCAGCGTAATGAACACCATACAGGTCATCTCGAAGGTCGAGGCCGACACCCGAATCGCCGGCTACACCTTTCTCAGACCGTCGCTGGAGGTTCCGGAGAATACAAAGACCGCCCTTCCGGAGATTCTTGCCGTGAACCGCCACGGCGAAATATTGAATCGCAACGTTCCGAAGAGCAATTTTACCTGGCGATGCGTACCGGAAGGCTTCGCCTCGATCCAACAGGGAGAGATCACGACCTCCGGAATCGCGGAGTACGGATACCTGTATGCTGAAAAAGCGGGATATGCATCCTTCCGGCTCAAAATAAAATCGATCCGCTGA
- a CDS encoding glycoside hydrolase family 3 N-terminal domain-containing protein codes for MKKLLYLLTCTLGWSACSSVQITPAIPSDPKIEARVEKILKELTLEEKIGQMCQLTVGMVTDSSDPENPFISDALLDTVIGHYKVGSILNIPFGVGQPPEVWLEVINKIQQRSLDELGIPCIYGADQIHGASYTVGATFFPQNINMAAALNDELMYRASEISAYETRACGITWNFAPVMDLGRDPRWSRMWESYGEDVYINSRLAAASVRGFQGEDPNHIGSQRVAACIKHFMAYGVPVSGKDRTPSSVTRNALREKYFLPFLECIRAGALSLMVNSSNNDGMPFHADRELLTEWVKEQLAWDGVIVTDWNDIYNLYERDRIASSRKDAVRIAINAGIDMAMVPSDWKFCDYLRELVEEGAVSMDRIDDAVRRVLRMKMRLGLFEHPFPEVAEFDRFACQEFADVALQAAEESQVLLKNEEGLLPLDPSARILLTGPNANAMRCLNGGWSYSWQGERCDEFAGAYHTIYEALKNKFRHVTWIPGVEYGSPDEEWQTERVTGIDKAVAAARNADVIIACIGENSYCETPGNMNDLNLSRNQQELVRALAATGKPLVLVLNEGRPRLIREIEPLARAVVDILLPGNYGGDALANLLVGEANFSGRLPFTYPRWPDALATYDYKPCQQMGPMAGEYNYDAVMDVQWPFGHGLSYTTFSYANLRAEHTEFQDGDTLTFSVDVTNTGNRAGKESVLLWSSDLVASLTPDIIRLRNFEKILLEPGQTRTVTLSIPASDLAFVGFDGRWRLEEGDFRIRMGTETLSIRCTETHVYDTPNIR; via the coding sequence ATGAAGAAACTACTTTACCTGCTGACCTGCACGCTGGGCTGGAGCGCCTGCTCCAGCGTACAGATCACCCCGGCCATTCCATCCGATCCGAAGATCGAGGCCCGGGTCGAGAAGATCCTCAAGGAGCTGACCCTCGAAGAGAAAATCGGCCAGATGTGCCAACTCACGGTCGGAATGGTCACGGACAGCAGCGACCCCGAGAACCCCTTCATCAGCGACGCCCTGCTCGACACGGTGATCGGACACTACAAGGTGGGCTCGATCCTCAACATCCCCTTCGGTGTCGGGCAACCTCCCGAGGTGTGGCTGGAGGTGATCAACAAGATCCAGCAACGCTCGCTCGACGAACTGGGAATCCCCTGCATCTACGGCGCCGACCAGATCCACGGAGCCTCCTATACGGTCGGAGCGACCTTTTTCCCGCAGAACATCAACATGGCCGCAGCTTTGAACGACGAGCTGATGTACCGTGCTTCGGAGATCTCCGCCTACGAGACCCGGGCATGCGGCATCACCTGGAACTTCGCACCGGTCATGGACCTGGGGCGCGATCCCCGTTGGTCGCGCATGTGGGAGAGCTACGGCGAGGACGTATACATAAACTCCCGCCTCGCTGCCGCATCCGTACGGGGATTCCAGGGTGAGGATCCCAACCACATCGGATCACAACGGGTGGCAGCCTGCATCAAACACTTCATGGCTTACGGCGTGCCGGTCTCGGGAAAGGACAGAACCCCTTCGTCCGTGACCCGGAATGCCCTGCGCGAGAAGTATTTTCTGCCCTTCCTGGAATGCATCCGCGCCGGAGCTCTCTCGCTGATGGTCAACTCCTCCAACAACGACGGCATGCCGTTCCACGCCGACCGTGAGCTGCTCACGGAATGGGTCAAGGAACAACTCGCCTGGGACGGCGTCATCGTCACGGACTGGAACGACATCTACAACCTCTACGAACGGGATCGCATCGCATCCAGCCGCAAGGATGCCGTGCGCATCGCCATCAATGCCGGCATCGACATGGCAATGGTCCCCTCCGACTGGAAATTCTGCGACTATCTGCGCGAACTGGTCGAAGAGGGGGCGGTCAGCATGGACCGCATCGACGATGCCGTACGCCGCGTCCTGCGCATGAAGATGCGTCTGGGGCTTTTCGAGCATCCGTTCCCGGAGGTTGCCGAGTTCGACAGGTTCGCCTGCCAGGAGTTTGCCGACGTTGCCCTGCAGGCCGCAGAAGAGTCGCAGGTGCTCCTCAAAAACGAGGAAGGGCTGCTGCCCCTCGACCCCTCGGCACGCATCCTGCTCACAGGTCCCAATGCCAACGCCATGCGGTGCCTCAACGGAGGATGGTCCTACTCCTGGCAGGGCGAGCGCTGCGACGAATTCGCCGGAGCCTATCATACGATCTACGAAGCACTGAAAAACAAGTTCCGGCACGTCACCTGGATCCCCGGTGTGGAGTATGGATCCCCGGACGAAGAGTGGCAGACCGAACGTGTGACGGGGATCGACAAGGCGGTGGCTGCCGCCCGCAATGCCGATGTCATCATTGCCTGCATCGGTGAAAACTCCTATTGCGAGACCCCCGGGAACATGAACGATCTGAATCTGTCCCGGAACCAGCAGGAACTGGTACGGGCCTTGGCCGCAACCGGGAAGCCGCTGGTGCTGGTGCTCAACGAGGGACGTCCGCGTCTGATCCGCGAGATCGAACCGCTGGCCCGCGCCGTGGTCGACATTCTCCTGCCTGGTAATTACGGCGGCGACGCCCTGGCCAATCTGCTGGTCGGAGAGGCAAACTTCAGCGGACGACTGCCATTCACCTATCCCCGCTGGCCCGACGCTCTGGCCACCTACGATTACAAGCCCTGTCAGCAGATGGGGCCGATGGCCGGAGAGTACAACTACGACGCCGTGATGGATGTGCAATGGCCGTTCGGACACGGTTTGAGCTACACGACCTTCTCCTATGCCAACCTGCGGGCGGAACACACGGAGTTCCAGGACGGGGACACGCTCACCTTCTCGGTCGACGTGACCAATACGGGCAACCGCGCCGGGAAAGAGTCCGTGCTGCTGTGGTCGAGCGACCTGGTGGCAAGTCTCACCCCCGATATCATCCGGCTGCGCAACTTCGAGAAGATCCTCCTCGAACCGGGACAGACCCGCACGGTAACACTCTCGATTCCGGCCTCGGATCTTGCGTTCGTGGGCTTCGACGGCCGTTGGCGGCTCGAAGAGGGCGACTTCCGGATCCGCATGGGCACGGAGACTCTCTCGATCCGGTGCACGGAAACACACGTCTACGACACACCCAATATCCGATAA